CGCGAAAACAGGGCCAGTGTATTGGGAGGGGATGATGATGTAGCCAGAGTGTTCTGTGAGCTTAGGCCTCATGGAAACAGAGTGAATGCCGAGAGCATCCTCATAGAGACCGCAGAGGAAGATCAACGACTCGTTCTGCGTGGGTTTGGAGACGTCGACGTGGATGAAAAGCTGGCCGACGGCGCCGTCATCGTCGTCGGCGGAGGAGAGGCGCATCACGTAGACGATAACCTCTTCCTCGCCGTAGCTCCGCTTGAGGACAGGGCCGTTGGAATCCAATGCGCCCTTCACGATGCTGAATGGTGATGGAGGACTCACTCTCTGCAATTGCAAACAATAACGCATCATGTCAATGGAATTGaactgaattgaattgaattgaaagaaagaaccctaaaccctaaacaaaaACCCTAGAAAGTTgcagggagagagagagagagagagagagagtgcagTACAGGGGGCATGTTCATTTTGGAGACTTCCATGTAGTGATCCTTGAGGGAGCGGAGAATCATGGAGTCCACCGCCGATGACATCGTGGCGTAGTACCGGGGTCGAGACGTGCCGGCGCGGCGGAGGGCGCCAACGGCGCCGACTAACCCTCTCTTCCACATTTCTGTTTCTGCTTACAACTTtgattcactttttttttttgacagcaacTTTGATTCACTTGGATTTGAAATGAATAGCTCTAAAGTATTAAAAATGCTCTGCAAAGTAATATACTTATCATTttcatttaatatattaataaatatatcaGGTTGTCAGGTTTTCTTTAAATactataaaaaagaaaagtgtTTACCAAGGCGAGTCGGGGCGCTACGTCAGGGATCAACGATGGGTGAGAACATCTCCTACACTGCGAGATAGCGTCGTTGTGAACATGGACGAAAGTGTCATGGCTTCTCCAAGGCTAGCTGGACTTTACGGGTTCCGGAATGACCCAGATATACTCGTCTTCGAGCTGGTCGGAATATACCATGGGTTATCCATGGCTTGGGAGCTGGGGCATAGAGTGGTGGAGTGTCAATCTGACTCCCTGCATGCGGTTAATCTAGTCTTGTCTACTCCGGGCAGCCGACATGCATATACATATATTATCTGAGACAAAAGACCTGCTTGGTAGGCCATGGAGAATAACGATTGGTCACACTCTTCGTGAAGGGAACGCGTGTACGGATTTTCTAGCTAAGTTTGGTGCGAGTCAAAATTAGGAGCTTGTTTCTCTAGTTTCTCCCATTGAGGGCTTTGGGAGTTTCGTTTTTGAGGCCTTAGCCTAGGCTTTACTTTTACTTTTGGGTTTCATCTTTGTACCAGAAAAACAATTTATCAACAAAGGAGAAATTGATATTTGCGACGGAAAATAAATCCATCACGATGCCCTTCCAAGTGTCTATGTGACAAAAACTAAATCTGTCACGAATGCTTGCGATGGAGCGCAAATCTATCACAAAGTTGATGCCCGACGAAAATGAAATCAAGGAGGTCCTCCACAAGACCATAAAGAATACAGGCTTATCTCCCTTGTTGGCAACATTTACAGGATAATGTCTAAAAATATGGCAAACAGAGTCAATGAGGTCCTCCACAAGGTCATTTAACATAATGAGAAAAATGAATTTATGTGAAAAGTGGATCGAATGGGTGAAAGAATGCTCGCATTCgtcttttgtttttgttcttgTGAATAGAAGTCTGTGCGATGAGTTTATGATGGAAAAAAGGACTTAGGCAAGGGGACCTTTGATGACTCCCATCCTATTCTTAACAAGGACTAAATGGATATTAAGATAGGTTATATTGTTTAACAAATACGTGTTCAGCATAGGGGAGGAAAGAAACATAAAAATAGTTATGCTTCAATTTGCGGatgatacattaattatttataaggGGAAGCAACAATTCAGAATGTACTGCCACAAAAATGTATCCTCCATTGCTATGAATTGGCCTCtggattaaaaattaattttcgcAAGAGCAGAGTAGCGAGAATATCTATTgagcatttcaaaaaaaaaaagaatatctaTTGATGGCCACTTCATGTGAAGGGTTGCAGCAATACTTCATTGTAAGTTAATGACTTCACCAATTGTGTATCTAGGAATCCCGGAAACCCAAGAAGCTTAGTTTTTGAAATTCTATTCTGaacaaaacaaagcagaaactcTCTTTGGAAACATAAATCACTTTCTTTTGAGGGGTAGGCTATGCCATATAAAAAGCATCCTCTCTCTGCTCTAACATTATATTTTCTGTCCTTTTCTCAAAATGCTCGCGGGTGTCATGAAGCAAAGTAGGAGAATTATGAGAAGATTTCTGTGGGTGGAAGGTAGGAAGAGGAAAACAATATTGCATGGGTGTAATAAGAGCTAATATGTATACCTAAGGAGTATAGATGCCTTAGAGTAAAAGATTGGGGAAAATTTAATAAAGTTCTCCGAAAAATGGAGGTGGACTATACGTTCCAAACATGTttatagtaaaaaaaataaacttgttatatatatatacaaaagaAGTTAATAGTACATTGTAAGGGTAGCTGAAAAAGTGCACTGTGATTTCAGAATTCTATGAGTTTTTGCTATGAAGAGACTTGTTTGCTTGTGATGCCAAGATCATTGCCTTAGCTCTTGTGCTCATCAACATCAGATCTCTCACCGCGCGACGTTGATGTTGCCGAGCATTTTTCGCTCGCTTTGGAGCTAGCCGGTTGTCCCTCTCCACAAAGGCGAGCCTGAATTTTTCAGCAATTGATAATTCAGTGGAACTTGAAGATGATGGTGGAATGATGGGTCTCATA
This is a stretch of genomic DNA from Lotus japonicus ecotype B-129 chromosome 1, LjGifu_v1.2. It encodes these proteins:
- the LOC130733105 gene encoding mitochondrial acidic protein MAM33; its protein translation is MWKRGLVGAVGALRRAGTSRPRYYATMSSAVDSMILRSLKDHYMEVSKMNMPPRVSPPSPFSIVKGALDSNGPVLKRSYGEEEVIVYVMRLSSADDDDGAVGQLFIHVDVSKPTQNESLIFLCGLYEDALGIHSVSMRPKLTEHSGYIIIPSQYTGPVFAELDERTRDAFHSYIEERGVNESLFKFLQAWLYVKEHRNLMRWFKTMGLFIDGKKPAAGA